One region of Cerasicoccus sp. TK19100 genomic DNA includes:
- a CDS encoding ATP-dependent DNA ligase, with protein MKAFTQLFVRLDESNRTNDKLAAMRDYFAEAEPRSAAWALWFLMGNRLKAPVKTKMLREWASQLSEFPLWMVEECYSHVGDLAETLALILPPGEDDAEDLPLWQLVEDKVMALADWDGPLQFPLVRAAWGSLGSSERFVYNKLITGGFRVGVSRTLVVRALAEFAGVERAVMEHRLMGAWRPSAENFQRLLSDEGDDEGDAARPYPFFLAYPLEGEPAELGDCADWRAEWKWDGIRAQLIKRQGQVMLWSRGEEMIAERFPEVTTLAARLPEGTVLDGELMAWRDDKPLTFAALQKRIGRTKLTAKVLEEAPVAFLVYDCLEFGGEDLRERTLRDRVTLLGKAIEDVAGPDSSILLAESVEADSWDRLAELRGESRARGVEGLMLKRWDSPYRVGRVKGDWWKWKIDPYSIDAVMVAAQAGHGRRSGLYTDYTFALWKGEELVTFAKAYSGLTDGEIARVDHWVRRHTVSRHGPVRVVEPTLVFELHFEGIAESTRHKSGLAVRFPRIARWREDKPAREADSIETVRALLEASE; from the coding sequence GTGAAGGCCTTTACACAGCTCTTTGTGCGGCTCGATGAGTCCAACCGGACCAACGATAAGCTCGCGGCGATGCGGGATTATTTCGCCGAGGCGGAACCGCGCTCGGCGGCGTGGGCGCTGTGGTTTCTGATGGGCAACCGCCTGAAGGCGCCGGTTAAGACCAAGATGCTGCGCGAATGGGCGAGCCAGCTCTCGGAGTTTCCGTTGTGGATGGTCGAGGAGTGCTACAGCCACGTGGGCGACCTTGCCGAGACGTTGGCGCTGATCCTGCCGCCGGGCGAGGACGATGCGGAGGATTTGCCGCTGTGGCAACTCGTCGAAGACAAGGTGATGGCGCTCGCCGACTGGGACGGCCCGCTGCAATTCCCGCTCGTGCGCGCGGCTTGGGGTAGCCTCGGCAGCAGCGAGCGCTTCGTTTATAACAAGCTCATCACGGGCGGCTTTCGCGTGGGGGTGAGCCGGACGCTTGTCGTGCGCGCGCTGGCGGAGTTTGCGGGTGTGGAGCGCGCAGTCATGGAGCACCGGCTGATGGGTGCCTGGCGTCCCTCGGCGGAGAATTTTCAACGCCTGCTCTCCGACGAAGGCGATGATGAGGGCGACGCCGCGCGGCCGTATCCGTTCTTTCTCGCTTATCCGTTGGAGGGCGAGCCGGCGGAGCTCGGCGACTGCGCCGACTGGCGCGCCGAGTGGAAGTGGGACGGCATTCGCGCACAACTGATTAAGCGCCAAGGTCAGGTGATGCTCTGGTCGCGCGGAGAAGAGATGATTGCTGAGCGGTTCCCGGAGGTCACGACGCTGGCCGCGCGCCTGCCCGAGGGCACAGTGCTCGATGGCGAGCTGATGGCCTGGCGTGATGATAAACCGTTGACCTTCGCGGCGCTGCAGAAGCGCATTGGCCGCACGAAGCTCACGGCAAAGGTGCTGGAGGAGGCACCGGTCGCGTTTCTCGTTTATGATTGCCTGGAGTTCGGCGGTGAAGATTTGCGCGAACGAACTTTGCGCGACAGAGTTACTTTGCTTGGCAAAGCAATTGAAGATGTCGCCGGGCCGGATTCATCGATCCTGCTCGCGGAAAGCGTCGAGGCGGATTCGTGGGACCGGTTGGCCGAGCTACGTGGCGAATCGCGGGCGCGCGGCGTGGAGGGGCTGATGTTGAAGCGCTGGGATTCCCCGTATCGCGTCGGGCGCGTGAAGGGCGATTGGTGGAAGTGGAAGATTGATCCGTATTCGATCGACGCGGTGATGGTCGCTGCGCAGGCGGGCCATGGCCGGCGTTCAGGTTTATATACCGACTACACTTTTGCGCTGTGGAAGGGCGAGGAGCTGGTGACCTTCGCCAAGGCATACAGCGGGCTGACCGATGGCGAGATCGCGCGCGTCGACCATTGGGTCCGTCGGCACACGGTGTCACGCCACGGTCCAGTGCGCGTGGTGGAGCCAACGCTGGTCTTTGAACTGCATTTCGAGGGTATCGCGGAGTCGACGCGGCATAAGAGCGGCCTCGCCGTGCGCTTTCCGCGCATCGCGCGTTGGCGCGAGGACAAACCGGCGCGCGAGGCGGACTCGATCGAGACGGTGCGCGCGCTGTTGGAGGCTTCAGAGTAG
- a CDS encoding DUF445 domain-containing protein, giving the protein MNPDITDALIRYSWIPFVTAFIGWLTNWLAIQMLFRPRQPVNMLGIKIQGLIPRRQEEIAERVAEVVEQELLTQHFVREQIEQLDVHSYVDGFVRKVIRGRVAEKLRGIPLIGGMINDNTIASLERMALESIHAEIEPMRERIATDVEARLQVRDIVRQRILAFEMFKLEELVRRIANREFQLIEWLGGALGFIVGIAQVAILLAIG; this is encoded by the coding sequence ATGAACCCTGACATCACCGACGCCTTAATCCGCTATTCGTGGATCCCATTTGTGACAGCTTTTATCGGCTGGCTCACGAACTGGCTGGCGATACAAATGCTTTTCCGCCCCCGACAACCCGTCAACATGTTGGGCATCAAAATCCAGGGCCTCATCCCCCGACGCCAGGAAGAAATCGCTGAGCGCGTCGCGGAGGTCGTCGAGCAGGAGCTGCTCACCCAGCATTTCGTCCGCGAACAGATCGAGCAGCTCGATGTGCACAGCTACGTCGACGGTTTCGTGCGCAAAGTCATCCGTGGACGCGTGGCCGAAAAGCTGCGCGGCATCCCGCTGATCGGCGGTATGATAAACGACAACACCATCGCCAGCCTGGAGCGCATGGCGCTGGAGTCCATCCACGCCGAGATCGAGCCCATGCGCGAGCGCATCGCAACCGATGTCGAGGCGCGCCTGCAAGTCCGCGACATCGTCCGCCAGCGCATCCTCGCCTTCGAGATGTTCAAGCTGGAGGAGCTCGTCCGCCGCATCGCGAACCGCGAGTTCCAACTCATCGAATGGCTCGGCGGTGCCCTGGGCTTCATCGTCGGCATCGCGCAAGTGGCGATCCTGCTCGCGATCGGGTGA
- a CDS encoding acyltransferase family protein, translating to MTKGKDNYMPQLDALRTFAVAAVAFSHWVPNEYHFGLPIGPGGVQLFFVLSGFLITGILLRCQEYQDRVYALKSFYARRFLRIFPLFYGILFVGALLNISPIRETFLWHFAYLSNFYFFVIQEWNGPVSHFWSLAVEEQFYLIWPTIILFAPRKMISTLVMVTIGVGIFSRYGLANAFPEVRFISLLPTSALVSLGLGAGLACYKANLIGKRFIGLISSGIPVYLALLVLQEFGIRFPFHGSLMDFFLMLGFTWLVYKASAGFQGLVGRLLSFSVLIYLGKISYGLYVLHNFAGIPVLVFTEKLGLPFLKYGFSGIILKTIFTVAGASLSWHFFEQPINRFKSRFPYRSPKEISDSESNSEGH from the coding sequence ATGACTAAAGGAAAAGACAACTACATGCCGCAACTTGATGCGCTACGCACCTTTGCAGTTGCTGCGGTCGCTTTTTCCCATTGGGTTCCGAATGAATACCATTTCGGACTTCCGATCGGGCCTGGAGGAGTTCAATTGTTCTTCGTTCTTAGCGGCTTCTTGATCACTGGAATCTTGCTGCGTTGCCAAGAATATCAAGACCGAGTATACGCACTAAAGTCCTTTTACGCTCGTAGATTCCTCAGAATATTCCCCCTTTTTTATGGAATACTCTTCGTAGGTGCTCTTCTGAATATTAGTCCTATTCGAGAGACTTTTTTGTGGCACTTCGCCTACTTATCCAACTTTTACTTTTTCGTAATACAAGAATGGAATGGCCCTGTTTCTCACTTTTGGAGCTTAGCTGTCGAAGAGCAATTCTACTTAATTTGGCCGACTATTATCCTCTTCGCACCAAGGAAGATGATATCTACCCTGGTAATGGTAACTATCGGTGTGGGAATCTTCTCTAGGTATGGCCTGGCCAACGCATTTCCCGAAGTAAGATTCATCTCACTTTTGCCAACATCTGCGCTTGTATCCCTTGGACTTGGAGCCGGGCTTGCCTGCTACAAGGCGAATCTAATCGGTAAAAGGTTTATTGGGCTTATAAGCAGTGGGATACCCGTGTATCTTGCGCTGCTGGTCTTACAAGAATTCGGGATAAGATTTCCATTCCATGGTAGCCTGATGGATTTCTTTCTCATGCTTGGATTTACTTGGCTGGTATATAAGGCTTCCGCAGGATTCCAAGGTCTTGTTGGTCGATTGCTAAGTTTCTCTGTTTTGATCTATCTAGGAAAGATCAGTTACGGACTATATGTTTTACACAATTTTGCAGGAATTCCTGTATTAGTATTTACTGAGAAGCTCGGATTGCCTTTTCTTAAGTATGGTTTTTCAGGTATCATCTTGAAAACAATATTCACAGTAGCTGGCGCGAGCCTCTCTTGGCACTTTTTTGAACAACCTATAAATCGTTTTAAAAGTAGATTCCCATATCGCTCACCAAAGGAGATATCGGATTCAGAATCGAATAGCGAGGGGCATTGA
- a CDS encoding ligase-associated DNA damage response exonuclease has translation MSRAPLIQPNQNGLFCEAGGFYIDPWRPVDRAVITHAHSDHARSGSRAYLCSRRGEGVLRHRIGSAAPIESLPFGEATTINGVHVSLHPAGHILGSAQVRVEHQGEVWVVSGDYKTAPDAAAENFEPVRCDTFITECTFGLPIYRWPAQSEVFADMNRWWRANQALGRTSIVLAYSLGKAQRVLAGVDASIGPIAVHGAVAPFLPLYRREGVALPEVETLTKDNAADYRGKGLVVAPGAVQGTTWLKKIAPNSLAFASGWMAVRGARRRLSLDRGFVLSDHVDWTGLIDAVKATGAENIGATHGHTAPFIRYAREVMGLNAYNVPSRYEGERIDREEPEEPQTELPL, from the coding sequence GTGTCCCGCGCCCCCCTCATTCAGCCCAACCAAAACGGCCTCTTCTGCGAGGCCGGCGGATTCTACATCGACCCATGGCGCCCGGTGGACCGCGCGGTGATCACCCACGCGCACAGTGACCATGCGCGTTCGGGGTCGCGAGCCTATCTATGCTCGCGCCGGGGGGAGGGCGTGCTGCGGCATCGCATCGGGAGCGCAGCGCCGATTGAATCGCTGCCCTTTGGCGAGGCCACGACGATCAACGGTGTGCACGTGTCGCTCCACCCGGCCGGGCACATCCTGGGATCGGCACAGGTGCGCGTGGAACACCAGGGCGAGGTCTGGGTGGTCTCTGGCGACTATAAAACCGCGCCGGATGCGGCGGCGGAAAACTTTGAGCCCGTGCGCTGCGACACGTTCATTACGGAGTGTACGTTCGGGCTGCCGATCTACCGTTGGCCCGCGCAGAGCGAGGTGTTTGCCGACATGAACCGCTGGTGGCGCGCCAACCAAGCGCTCGGGCGGACGTCCATCGTGCTGGCCTATTCGCTGGGCAAGGCGCAGCGCGTGCTGGCTGGCGTGGATGCCAGCATCGGGCCGATTGCCGTGCATGGGGCGGTGGCTCCGTTTTTGCCGCTCTATCGCCGTGAGGGCGTCGCGTTGCCCGAGGTGGAAACGCTGACCAAGGACAACGCCGCTGACTACCGGGGCAAGGGCCTCGTCGTCGCGCCGGGCGCGGTGCAGGGGACGACGTGGCTGAAGAAAATTGCCCCCAATTCGCTGGCCTTCGCCAGTGGCTGGATGGCGGTGCGCGGCGCGCGGCGTCGCCTTTCGCTGGACCGCGGATTCGTGCTCAGCGATCACGTGGACTGGACGGGTCTCATTGACGCGGTTAAGGCGACCGGCGCGGAAAACATCGGCGCGACCCACGGGCACACCGCGCCGTTTATCCGCTACGCGCGCGAGGTCATGGGGCTCAACGCCTACAACGTGCCGTCACGCTACGAAGGCGAGCGCATTGACCGCGAAGAGCCCGAGGAACCGCAAACGGAGTTGCCACTGTGA